In Nitrosophilus labii, the following proteins share a genomic window:
- a CDS encoding P-II family nitrogen regulator, which translates to MKKVEAVIKPFKLEDVKEGLAEIGITGMTVTEVKGYGRQQGHSELYRGAEYAVDFLPKIKIEVVVPADEVDNVIEKIIENARTGKIGDGKIFVTDIEKVVRIRTGETDEEAL; encoded by the coding sequence ATGAAAAAAGTTGAAGCTGTTATTAAACCTTTTAAACTTGAAGACGTAAAAGAGGGATTAGCCGAGATTGGCATTACCGGTATGACTGTAACAGAAGTTAAAGGTTATGGAAGACAACAAGGACATAGTGAGTTATATAGAGGAGCCGAATACGCCGTAGATTTTTTACCAAAGATTAAGATAGAGGTTGTAGTACCGGCCGATGAAGTGGATAACGTTATAGAAAAGATTATAGAAAATGCAAGAACCGGTAAAATAGGAGATGGAAAAATATTTGTTACCGATATTGAAAAGGTAGTTAGAATTAGAACGGGTGAAACCGACGAAGAGGCTCTATAA
- a CDS encoding MFS transporter: MKLGELKSAGHLPTLIAAFLYFDFSFMVWTMLGPLANEIAESLAKQGFILDPNQKATLLAIPILGGAILRILLGFFVDNIGAKKTAIIAQSIVIVSLFYTFFRGENITYQELLAVAFGLGFAGASFAVALPQAGQWYPPRLQGLVLGLAGAGNIGVVIDYIFAPKIAEIWGWPSVFLVGGVLSTIILITYILMAKDAPPEIYTPRKKKPSDYLKLLKDKDTWWFSLFYAVSFGGFVGFANYMKVYLMDVYKPEMAEIGLKILSESNVKVVAGYFGALCIFAGAILRPVGGAIADKMGGVKSLYIFYGIVAAMAILNATIVSNFYIAIIVLFTIMAFLGMANGAVFQLVPQRFGKDMGIMTGIVGCAGGLGGTALVKTLGWSKAAFNSYNTGFFIFATIVILAIIGISLVKTRWRTTWGLQAGGRI; encoded by the coding sequence ATGAAGCTGGGTGAATTAAAGAGTGCGGGTCATCTACCCACGCTAATCGCTGCTTTTTTATATTTTGATTTTAGTTTTATGGTTTGGACTATGCTTGGACCTCTTGCTAACGAAATAGCCGAATCTTTAGCAAAACAAGGTTTTATACTAGATCCAAACCAAAAGGCAACACTACTTGCGATTCCTATATTGGGAGGAGCCATCCTTAGAATTTTGTTAGGTTTTTTTGTTGACAATATTGGAGCAAAAAAAACCGCAATAATAGCCCAATCAATAGTGATAGTTTCACTCTTTTATACCTTTTTTAGAGGCGAAAACATTACCTATCAAGAATTACTAGCCGTCGCTTTCGGTTTAGGATTTGCCGGAGCTAGTTTTGCGGTAGCTCTTCCTCAAGCCGGACAGTGGTATCCACCTCGTTTACAAGGCTTAGTTTTGGGACTTGCCGGTGCGGGAAATATCGGTGTGGTGATAGACTATATATTTGCACCAAAAATTGCGGAAATTTGGGGATGGCCTTCAGTATTTTTGGTTGGAGGCGTTTTATCGACGATTATCTTAATAACCTATATATTGATGGCAAAGGACGCGCCGCCGGAGATCTATACTCCCAGAAAGAAAAAACCGAGTGATTATCTAAAACTTTTAAAAGATAAAGATACTTGGTGGTTTAGTCTCTTTTATGCAGTAAGTTTTGGCGGTTTCGTAGGATTTGCAAACTATATGAAAGTATATTTGATGGATGTTTACAAACCGGAAATGGCCGAAATAGGGCTAAAAATCTTAAGCGAGTCGAACGTAAAAGTAGTAGCCGGATATTTTGGAGCTCTTTGTATATTTGCAGGAGCGATACTAAGACCTGTTGGAGGCGCAATCGCCGATAAAATGGGCGGGGTAAAATCGCTATATATATTTTACGGAATAGTAGCGGCTATGGCGATATTAAACGCAACTATCGTTAGCAATTTCTATATAGCCATTATAGTACTTTTTACTATTATGGCATTTTTAGGGATGGCAAACGGAGCCGTTTTCCAACTTGTTCCGCAAAGATTTGGTAAAGATATGGGTATAATGACGGGCATAGTCGGATGTGCCGGAGGACTTGGAGGGACAGCTCTAGTTAAGACGTTAGGATGGAGCAAAGCGGCCTTTAATAGCTACAATACAGGCTTTTTTATATTTGCAACAATAGTGATATTAGCAATAATCGGCATAAGTTTGGTTAAGACTAGATGGAGAACAACTTGGGGATTACAAGCTGGGGGAAGGATTTAG
- a CDS encoding ammonium transporter translates to MKRVWLMLLALMPSLLLAEDKLNSGDTAWMIVATAFVMLMTPAGLALFYGGMTRAKNVLNTYMMVFMAYVIGSIVWVLWGYSLAFNGDGAIIGDLSKIFLNGVTVDSLSGSYPEFVFIAFQGTFAAITVAIASGSVIERLKFSTWLIFTVFWVTFVYVPIAHMVWGGGFLYNDGALDFAGGTVVHMNGGLAGLIMALMLGRRKGYPKEPMKPSSIILTAVGAALLWFGWFGFNAGSEFAADGVAGSALLVTNFAAAVGALTWVIIEWIRYKKPTLLGAATGAIAGLVAITPAAGFVDVFGALVIGAGGSVFGFFGITWMKKVFKYDDSLDAFGVHFLAGLWGAIATGIFALQNLAWDGSPLKDNGDRAAQMLIQLESVVVTMIYTAVATAVVYFISSLITGGGRVDEETETRGLDEAVHGERGFNL, encoded by the coding sequence ATGAAGAGAGTTTGGCTTATGCTTTTGGCTTTAATGCCATCTTTGCTTTTAGCGGAAGATAAACTAAACAGCGGTGATACCGCTTGGATGATTGTTGCTACGGCGTTTGTTATGCTTATGACGCCAGCTGGTTTAGCACTTTTTTATGGAGGTATGACAAGAGCTAAAAACGTACTAAATACCTATATGATGGTATTTATGGCGTACGTAATAGGCTCAATTGTATGGGTTTTATGGGGTTATTCACTTGCTTTTAACGGTGATGGAGCTATCATAGGTGATCTTAGCAAGATTTTTCTAAATGGAGTTACCGTAGACTCTTTGAGCGGTTCGTATCCTGAATTTGTATTTATAGCTTTTCAAGGAACTTTTGCAGCTATTACGGTAGCTATAGCTAGCGGTTCGGTAATAGAGAGATTAAAATTTTCTACGTGGCTAATATTTACAGTTTTTTGGGTAACTTTCGTATATGTTCCGATTGCCCATATGGTTTGGGGTGGTGGATTTTTGTACAATGACGGCGCTTTAGACTTTGCCGGCGGCACGGTTGTACATATGAACGGAGGTTTGGCTGGTCTTATAATGGCTTTGATGTTAGGTCGTAGAAAAGGTTATCCAAAAGAGCCTATGAAACCTTCAAGTATTATTTTAACCGCTGTTGGTGCCGCGCTACTTTGGTTTGGATGGTTTGGTTTTAACGCTGGAAGCGAATTTGCCGCAGACGGTGTAGCAGGAAGCGCTCTTTTGGTAACTAACTTTGCAGCTGCTGTTGGTGCTTTGACTTGGGTAATAATTGAGTGGATAAGATATAAAAAACCAACACTTCTTGGTGCCGCTACAGGTGCGATAGCCGGTCTAGTTGCTATAACTCCGGCAGCAGGGTTTGTGGATGTTTTCGGAGCTTTGGTTATCGGAGCTGGAGGTTCAGTTTTTGGATTTTTCGGAATTACTTGGATGAAAAAAGTTTTCAAATATGACGATAGTCTTGACGCTTTTGGTGTACACTTTTTAGCAGGACTTTGGGGAGCGATAGCAACTGGAATCTTTGCGTTGCAAAATCTTGCTTGGGACGGAAGCCCTCTAAAAGATAATGGAGATAGAGCGGCTCAGATGTTAATACAGCTTGAATCTGTCGTAGTTACTATGATCTATACAGCTGTAGCAACTGCTGTAGTTTACTTTATCTCTAGCCTTATAACTGGCGGTGGAAGAGTTGACGAAGAGACTGAGACTAGAGGTCTTGACGAAGCTGTACACGGTGAAAGAGGTTTTAATCTATAA
- a CDS encoding bifunctional protein-serine/threonine kinase/phosphatase: protein MKENFKVSAFGLAKGKELLSDDSYAVRIFDDIVVGIICDGVGSAQAGREAANRVVSYMLNNFKSRPSSWSIEKSLLTFIKNINEILYKESILEFEKPEFLTTISIVVIEGNRLYGANVGDSPIYLLRKGKLQKLSFDHILEKGSNILTQAIGMNNSIEPYFFENFIQPKDKILLCSDGVTSVLSKEEIKERLKLDANSLIKFASKKVKDNLPDDTSAVVIEIKELDIRAQLKQQNLPIPQNIKKDEIIDGYRLIKPLIQNKRTWLVEKKGVRYVMKFPPAEAAQDKKLLDLFVQEAWNAKRLKAGFFPKAVIPKNRSVRYYVMEYIEGETLKQRVSKRNLHIEEAINLAKFLIGASNYLLKYNLVHGDIKLENIIITKRGDKEIFKLVDFGSIVEIFSLTNRAGTPSYLAPERFKGSSINESTEIFAIGVTLYEVLTQKLPYGEIEPFQNPTFKRAKRVKEFNRAVPQWFETIILRAIEIDPSNRYQHYSEMDFELNNPEKVKPYFDPNATLLEKEPVKVYKSAFIVSLIVNFILIMLLLK, encoded by the coding sequence ATGAAAGAGAACTTTAAAGTTAGTGCCTTCGGACTGGCAAAAGGAAAAGAGCTTTTAAGCGATGATTCTTATGCGGTTAGGATTTTTGACGATATAGTAGTAGGTATCATCTGCGACGGCGTAGGAAGCGCTCAAGCCGGGAGGGAAGCCGCAAACAGAGTCGTTAGCTATATGCTAAACAATTTTAAATCCAGGCCTTCTAGCTGGAGTATAGAAAAATCTTTGCTAACTTTCATAAAAAATATAAATGAAATTTTATACAAAGAATCTATCTTAGAGTTTGAAAAACCAGAGTTTTTAACTACTATAAGTATTGTTGTGATAGAAGGCAATAGATTGTACGGTGCAAACGTAGGAGACAGTCCAATCTATCTTTTAAGAAAAGGGAAACTTCAAAAACTCTCATTTGATCATATTTTAGAAAAAGGTAGTAACATTTTAACTCAGGCTATCGGTATGAATAATAGTATTGAACCATATTTTTTTGAAAACTTCATTCAACCTAAAGATAAGATACTCCTTTGCAGTGATGGGGTTACATCAGTTTTATCCAAAGAGGAGATTAAAGAAAGACTTAAACTTGATGCTAACTCTTTAATAAAGTTTGCTAGTAAAAAAGTAAAAGACAATCTTCCAGATGATACAAGTGCAGTGGTAATAGAGATTAAAGAGCTAGATATAAGAGCCCAACTCAAACAGCAAAACCTACCTATCCCGCAGAATATAAAAAAAGATGAAATCATAGACGGATATAGACTTATAAAACCTCTTATACAAAACAAAAGAACTTGGTTGGTAGAAAAAAAGGGTGTTAGATATGTTATGAAATTTCCTCCCGCCGAGGCTGCACAAGATAAAAAACTTCTTGATCTTTTCGTTCAAGAAGCCTGGAATGCTAAAAGATTAAAAGCAGGATTTTTTCCAAAAGCGGTTATACCTAAAAATAGAAGCGTTCGATACTATGTAATGGAGTATATCGAAGGCGAAACATTAAAGCAGAGAGTCTCAAAAAGAAACCTACATATTGAAGAGGCGATCAATCTTGCCAAATTTCTCATTGGAGCTTCAAATTATCTTTTAAAATATAATCTAGTCCACGGAGATATCAAACTGGAAAATATCATCATAACTAAAAGAGGAGATAAAGAGATTTTTAAATTGGTTGATTTCGGCTCTATCGTAGAGATATTTTCTCTAACCAATAGAGCAGGAACTCCATCTTACCTAGCGCCCGAAAGATTTAAAGGCTCCTCTATAAACGAATCTACCGAAATATTCGCAATTGGCGTAACTCTATACGAAGTGCTCACTCAAAAGTTGCCTTATGGAGAGATTGAGCCTTTTCAAAATCCTACCTTTAAAAGAGCAAAAAGAGTAAAAGAGTTTAATAGAGCCGTACCGCAATGGTTCGAAACAATAATATTAAGAGCTATAGAGATCGATCCCTCCAATAGATATCAACACTACAGCGAAATGGACTTTGAGCTTAACAATCCGGAAAAGGTAAAACCCTATTTTGATCCAAACGCTACGCTGCTAGAAAAGGAACCGGTAAAAGTTTATAAAAGCGCCTTTATAGTCTCTTTGATTGTAAATTTCATTTTAATAATGCTTCTTTTAAAGTGA